Proteins found in one Lycium ferocissimum isolate CSIRO_LF1 chromosome 6, AGI_CSIRO_Lferr_CH_V1, whole genome shotgun sequence genomic segment:
- the LOC132060264 gene encoding eukaryotic initiation factor 4A-3 — protein sequence MEAMATGSVIPPNRRRPPMEEERLVFETSKGVEPITSFAEMGIKDDLLRGIYQYGFEKPSAIQQRAVLPIISGRDVIAQAQSGTGKTSMIALTVCQVVDTKNSEVQALILSPTRELAAQTEKVILAIGDYINIQAHACIGGKSVGEDIRKLEHGVQVVSGTPGRVCDMIKRRTLRTRAIKLLILDESDEMLSRGFKDQIYDVYRYLPPELQVVLISATLPNEILEITSKFMTDPVRILVKRDELTLEGIKQFFVAVEREEWKFDTLCDLYDTLTITQAVIFCNTKRKVDWLTNKMRENNFTVSSMHGDMPQKERDAIMAEFRGGTTRVLITTDVWARGLDVQQVSLVINYDLPNNRELYIHRIGRSGRFGRKGVAINFVKSDDIKILRDIEQYYSTQIDEMPMNVADLI from the exons AAGTTTCGCTGAAATGGGTATTAAAGATGATCTTTTAAGAGGTATTTATCAATACGGGTTTGAAAAACCATCAGCTATACAACAACGGGCTGTGTTGCCTATTATTTCGGGCCGTGACGTCATCGCTCAAGCCCAATCTGGTACCGGAAAAACATCCATGATTGCACTTACCGTTTGTCAAGTTGTTGATACCAAAAATTCAGA GGTGCAAGCATTGATATTGTCTCCTACGCGGGAGCTTGCAGCTCAGACGGAAAAGGTGATTTTGGCTATTGGAGATTATATTAACATACAGGCACATGCATGTATTGGAGGCAAAAGCGTGGGTGAAGATATCAGAAAACTAGAGCATGGAGTACAAGTAGTCTCCGGAACTCCTGGAAGAGTCTGTGACATGATTAAAAGGAGAACTTTACGAACTAGGGCCATCAAATTATTGATTCTT GATGAATCTGATGAGATGTTGAGCCGTGGTTTTAAAGATCAGATATATGATGTTTACAGATATCTTCCACCAGAGCTTCAG GTTGTACTGATTTCTGCCACTCTTCCAAATGAAATTCTGGAGATAACAAGCAAATTTATGACGGATCCTGTTCGGATTCTTGTAAAGCGTGATGAATTGACTCTAGAG GGCATCAAGCAGTTCTTTGTAGCAGTGGAGAGAGAAGAGTGGAAATTTGATACACTTTGTGATCTTTATGATACCCTCACCATCACCCAAGCTGTTATTTTCTGCAACACAAAACGAAAG GTTGATTGGCTAACTAACAAGATGCGCGAGAATAATTTTACTGTCTCATCTATGCACGGAGATATGCCACAGAAGGAGAGAGATGCTATTATGGCTGAGTTCCGAGGTGGTACGACTCGTGTTCTAATCACAACAGATGTTTGGGCAAGGGGGCTGGATGTTCAACAG GTGTCTCTGGTGATCAATTATGACCTTCCAAACAATAGAGAGCTGTACATTCATCGCATTGGTCGCTCTGGTCGTTTTGGCCgaaag GGTGTTGCTATAAATTTTGTGAAGAGTGATGATATTAAAATTCTGAGAGACATAGAGCAATACTACAGTACCCAGATTGATGAAATGCCCATGAACGTGGCCGATTTGATATAA
- the LOC132061601 gene encoding uncharacterized protein LOC132061601, whose amino-acid sequence MENVQYSTWAELFKIHARSHKVLNHIIPPKAGQRKIPSTDEEKELWSTLDATVLSWIYSTISNDLLHTIIESDSTAMEAWDRLRDIFQDNQHSRAVALEQDFTTVSMEHFPNASAYC is encoded by the coding sequence ATGGAAAACGTTCAATACTCTACGTGGGCGGAACTCTTCAAGATTCACGCACGATCTCACAAGGTTCTTAATCATATCATTCCTCCGAAGGCCGGTCAGAGGAAGATTCCTTCTACTGATGAAGAAAAGGAACTATGGTCAACCTTGGATGCCACGGTTCTTTCGTGGATTTATTCTACCATTTCTAACGACCTATTGCACACAATTATCGAGTCCGATTCAACGGCTATGGAAGCTTGGGATAGATTGCGTGATATATTCCAAGATAATCAACATTCCCGTGCCGTTGCCCTTGAACAAGATTTCACCACTGTCTCTATGGAGCATTTTCCTAATGCCTCTGCTTATTGTTAA
- the LOC132060974 gene encoding multiprotein-bridging factor 1c, translated as MPMRSTGGLKQEWELVVLHKPKTKAQDLRDPKAVNQALRTGAQVQTVKKFDGGLNKKAAAAAVNARKLDEAAEPAALEKVPVDVRQAIQKARIEKKMSQADLAKQINERTQVVAEYENGKAVPNQLVLGKMEKVLGVKLRGKNHK; from the exons ATGCCAATGCGATCAACAGGTGGATTAAAACAAGAGTGGGAACTAGTCGTGTTGCACAAGCCAAAGACAAAGGCACAAGACCTGAGGGATCCCAAGGCAGTTAATCAGGCATTGCGAACTGGAGCACAG GTTCAAACAGTGAAGAAATTTGATGGCGGTTTAAATAAGAAGGCGGCTGCTGCTGCCGTTAATGCTAGGAAGCTAGATGAGGCAGCGGAACCGGCAGCGTTGGAGAAAGTACCGGTGGATGTGAGGCAAGCGATACAGAAAGCGAGGATTGAGAAGAAGATGAGCCAAGCTGATTTAGCGAAGCAGATTAATGAACGGACACAGGTTGTTGCTGAATATGAGAATGGTAAAGCAGTTCCTAATCAACTTGtgttggggaaaatggagaaaGTGCTTGGTGTTAAACTTAGAGGTAAAAATCACAAGTGA
- the LOC132060265 gene encoding small ribosomal subunit protein eS21-like produces MQNDEGQNMDLYIPRKCSATNRLITSKDHASVQLNVGHLDEFGRYTGQFTTYALCGFIRAQGDADSALDRLWQKKKAEVGQQ; encoded by the exons ATGCAGAACGATGAGGGACAAAACATGGACCTTTACATCCCTAGGAAGTG CTCTGCTACTAACAGGCTGATCACTTCCAAGGATCATGCATCTGTGCAGCTCAATGTTGGGCATTTGGATGAGTTTGGCCGATACACTGGCCAGTTCACCACTTATGCTCTCTGTGGGTTTATTCGTGCCCAG GGAGATGCCGATAGTGCTCTTGATAGGCTCTGGCAGAAGAAGAAAGCTGAAGTTGGACAACAATGA